AAGGATTTGGATTCATAACTCCTGACGAAGGTGGTAAAGATGTTTTTGTTCATGCAAATGGATTGAAAGATGAAATCCGCGAAGGAGACAAAGTAAGCTACGATGTAGAAGAAAGTCCTAAAGGATTAAACGCTTTGAATGTGAAAGTGGTTTAATTATCATCACATATCTAAACGAAATCCCGTTTCGCATGCGAAAC
The window above is part of the Flavobacteriales bacterium genome. Proteins encoded here:
- a CDS encoding cold-shock protein, whose protein sequence is MSKGTVKFFNESKGFGFITPDEGGKDVFVHANGLKDEIREGDKVSYDVEESPKGLNALNVKVV